One genomic window of Paraburkholderia acidiphila includes the following:
- a CDS encoding YhdP family phospholipid transporter, with protein MSERNDHAGLPQSGHASQAAEPGGPHHHHPVLRHTLRVLAIIALVLYFIVSVLLLGLRYVVLPYVDNLRPRIEQLVSSKIHAEFRIGKLAPHWSGFQPGIDISDLTIRDRHGNIALDVPHATASVSWRSVVLFEPLLSSIVVEQPDVHIAREDDGTLTVAGVPVPTAHTGNATFTTWLMRQEAIVLRGGTLRWHDATRDVPDLALSHIRLAILNDGYDHRVALQAPAEGTVLHGPLDFRAHFTHAHYAQAGKPITWTGDTYLSTGPVDLPTLARYINIPIATYGGRIDNAIWAHFANGRILEASGALDGANVSLRTRPTQPLLDLPVASFHWSIGIEPGDYALKLRDFHAELGQPPLDDGTPLTRSLALTTLDARFRQQTLQHGQLMSVHGDRIDLGILAEFMRALPLPGRVQGALVRFDPRGMVANYDLSLERAKPESGEAATEQRSTSVEPVTHYRFKGDLQGISVNAQEPGPGLTPRGHPRAGLPGVENLWGHIDADESHGTIDLDTNHVAITLPGVFDNPRLTFDRLYGAAKWTVAAEREPGNRLKSFTVDVANLGVENADARAKMTAHYTNPGKGRGSLDLVAHFDEAKVKAIPRYLPTAISEKTRIYLGHGLQAGMSKGGTIEIHGDLTKFPYSRDPDAGQFRIVAPFTGGRFDPSPFPPRKMRNGAPNVWPAFDGIDGVFNLHENKLRFDVDRGHYRNFVLRNVSGRIEELGIKGSDIVIEGSGRGPLADLLDYADNSSIGYMAKHATAKVQAQGQSTLALKLTIPRHPMPKVLVAGAIGFENNTLTAKNVPPVSNLTGRVRFTSHSANVDRLTARFLGGDLRASGGMRDDGHYAVDVAGDVAVDAARGLNLHGMAAAAIGRLSGAAPYSLSVAGQRGRLPDVKANADLTGLALDLPAPFGKAAGTPMPLNFELQPGTGTGAESASGADVKADDAAFEHAELTLGPLAARYVMRRHPGHVPEVVRGAIGMNRPADLPSEGVTAAVDLPTFDADAWRAVVQQMRGTAAAQAQGSTPAPTAAPVPPPRTAAERAAERQARDAAAAAASAASPASDSAVTNPTATAPQSPASATTEAAAAPAAASSPLAPNGAVGQFLPSRFAVHVGTLTLLKRHWENVVLGASRTGERGNEWQANVASNQVSGHVSWKPGAVPGAPGTLEARLARLTVPAATENDLLGQAMSQPAQNMPSIDLVVNQLIVRDRDLGRLQVNAHNFDDNGVPVWQLDQLDISNPDAHLTATENWRAVGDTAAGDDSAAAGMQTPRRTALDFHLDIKDAGALLLRAGRPHVLKNGSGTLSGNLAWQGGPTRIDFPSLNGNLTLDLRHGQILKVDPGVARLLGVLSLQSLARFATMDFRDIIGEGLPFTSATATAQIHNGIGSTNDFKLVTAPGRATMSGSVDLAHETQDLRVHVVPTVSAGAGVVAATIINPLFGLGALIGDVVLSHTLEHAFAMDFAITGPWAKPHVERLHGDQGKMDAQTPATVH; from the coding sequence ATGTCCGAGCGAAACGATCACGCCGGCCTACCCCAATCTGGACATGCCAGCCAGGCTGCGGAGCCCGGGGGCCCGCACCATCATCACCCGGTCCTGCGCCACACGCTGCGCGTGCTGGCGATCATCGCGCTCGTCCTGTATTTCATCGTCTCGGTCCTGCTGCTCGGGCTGCGCTACGTCGTGCTGCCGTACGTGGACAACTTGCGTCCGCGCATCGAGCAGCTCGTCTCCTCGAAGATTCACGCCGAATTCCGCATCGGCAAGCTCGCGCCGCATTGGTCGGGCTTCCAGCCCGGCATCGACATCAGCGATCTGACGATTCGCGACCGCCACGGCAACATCGCGCTCGATGTGCCGCATGCCACGGCCTCGGTGTCGTGGCGCTCGGTCGTGCTGTTCGAACCGCTGCTTTCGAGCATCGTGGTCGAGCAGCCCGACGTGCATATCGCGCGCGAGGACGACGGCACGCTCACCGTGGCGGGCGTGCCGGTGCCCACCGCGCACACGGGCAACGCCACCTTCACGACCTGGCTCATGCGCCAGGAGGCCATCGTGCTGCGCGGCGGCACGCTGCGCTGGCACGACGCCACGCGCGACGTGCCCGACCTCGCGCTCTCGCACATTCGCCTCGCGATTCTCAACGACGGCTACGATCACCGCGTCGCGCTCCAGGCGCCGGCGGAGGGCACCGTGCTGCACGGTCCGCTCGACTTCCGCGCGCATTTCACGCACGCGCACTACGCGCAGGCCGGCAAGCCGATCACCTGGACTGGCGACACCTATCTCTCGACCGGCCCCGTCGATCTGCCCACGCTCGCGCGCTACATCAACATCCCGATCGCCACCTACGGCGGGCGCATCGACAACGCGATCTGGGCGCACTTCGCGAACGGGCGCATTCTCGAAGCGAGCGGCGCGCTCGACGGCGCGAATGTTTCGCTGCGCACGCGGCCTACGCAGCCGCTACTCGACCTGCCGGTCGCGAGTTTTCACTGGAGCATCGGTATCGAGCCCGGCGACTACGCGCTCAAGCTGCGCGACTTCCACGCCGAACTCGGGCAGCCGCCGCTCGACGACGGCACGCCGCTCACGCGCTCGCTCGCGCTCACCACGCTCGACGCGCGCTTTCGCCAGCAAACGCTCCAGCACGGCCAGCTGATGAGCGTACACGGCGACCGCATCGATCTCGGCATCCTCGCCGAGTTCATGCGCGCGCTGCCGCTGCCCGGGCGCGTGCAGGGCGCGCTCGTGCGCTTCGACCCGCGCGGGATGGTGGCGAACTACGATCTTTCCCTCGAACGCGCCAAGCCCGAGTCGGGCGAAGCGGCCACCGAACAGCGCTCCACGAGCGTCGAGCCAGTTACGCACTATCGCTTCAAGGGCGACCTGCAAGGCATCAGCGTGAACGCGCAGGAGCCGGGCCCGGGCCTCACGCCGCGCGGCCACCCGCGCGCGGGCCTGCCGGGGGTCGAGAACCTCTGGGGGCACATCGACGCCGACGAGTCGCACGGCACCATCGACCTCGACACGAACCACGTGGCCATCACGCTGCCCGGCGTGTTCGACAATCCGCGCCTCACGTTCGACCGGCTCTACGGCGCGGCCAAATGGACCGTGGCCGCCGAGCGCGAACCCGGCAACCGGCTGAAGTCGTTCACCGTCGACGTCGCGAACCTGGGCGTGGAGAACGCCGACGCGCGCGCGAAGATGACCGCGCACTACACGAATCCCGGCAAGGGGCGCGGCTCGCTCGACCTCGTCGCGCACTTCGACGAGGCCAAGGTCAAGGCCATCCCGCGTTACCTGCCTACCGCGATCAGCGAGAAGACGCGCATCTATCTCGGCCACGGCCTGCAGGCGGGCATGTCGAAGGGCGGGACGATCGAGATCCACGGCGACCTCACCAAATTCCCCTACTCGCGCGACCCCGACGCGGGTCAGTTCCGCATCGTCGCGCCGTTCACGGGCGGGCGCTTCGACCCGTCGCCGTTCCCGCCGCGCAAGATGCGCAATGGCGCGCCGAACGTCTGGCCGGCCTTCGACGGCATCGACGGCGTGTTCAATCTGCATGAGAACAAGCTGCGCTTCGACGTCGATCGCGGCCACTATCGCAACTTCGTGCTGCGCAACGTGAGCGGGCGCATCGAGGAGCTGGGCATCAAGGGCTCCGATATCGTGATCGAGGGCAGCGGGCGCGGTCCGCTCGCGGACCTGCTCGACTATGCGGATAACAGCTCGATCGGCTACATGGCGAAGCACGCCACCGCGAAGGTGCAAGCGCAAGGGCAGTCCACGCTCGCGCTCAAGCTCACGATCCCGCGCCATCCGATGCCGAAGGTGCTGGTCGCGGGCGCCATCGGCTTCGAGAACAACACGCTCACGGCGAAGAACGTGCCGCCGGTCTCGAACCTCACTGGCCGGGTGCGTTTCACGAGCCACAGCGCGAATGTCGACCGGCTCACGGCGCGCTTCCTCGGCGGCGACCTGCGCGCAAGCGGCGGGATGCGCGACGACGGGCACTACGCGGTAGACGTGGCGGGCGACGTGGCGGTCGATGCGGCACGCGGCCTGAACCTGCACGGCATGGCGGCGGCGGCAATCGGACGCCTTTCGGGCGCGGCGCCCTACTCGCTTTCGGTGGCCGGCCAGCGCGGCCGCCTGCCCGACGTGAAAGCCAACGCCGATCTCACAGGCCTTGCGCTCGACCTGCCCGCGCCGTTCGGCAAGGCCGCCGGCACGCCGATGCCGCTGAACTTCGAACTGCAGCCGGGCACGGGCACGGGCGCCGAGTCCGCCAGCGGCGCCGACGTGAAAGCCGACGACGCCGCCTTCGAACATGCGGAACTCACGCTCGGGCCGCTTGCCGCGCGTTACGTGATGCGCCGCCATCCGGGTCACGTACCGGAAGTGGTGCGCGGTGCGATCGGCATGAACCGGCCGGCGGATCTGCCTTCGGAAGGCGTGACTGCCGCCGTCGATCTGCCCACCTTCGACGCCGACGCCTGGCGCGCCGTGGTGCAACAGATGCGCGGAACGGCAGCGGCACAAGCCCAGGGCTCGACGCCCGCACCTACGGCGGCGCCGGTTCCGCCGCCGCGAACCGCCGCAGAAAGAGCGGCGGAAAGGCAAGCTCGAGACGCCGCAGCGGCGGCAGCTTCGGCGGCCTCCCCAGCCTCAGATTCGGCCGTGACCAACCCCACCGCGACCGCGCCGCAAAGTCCAGCATCGGCCACGACGGAAGCGGCAGCCGCACCCGCCGCCGCCTCGTCCCCGCTCGCCCCCAACGGCGCAGTCGGCCAGTTCCTGCCGTCGCGCTTCGCCGTCCATGTCGGCACGCTCACGCTGCTCAAGCGCCACTGGGAGAACGTCGTGCTCGGCGCGTCGCGCACCGGCGAGCGCGGCAACGAATGGCAGGCGAACGTCGCCTCCAACCAGGTGTCGGGCCACGTCTCGTGGAAGCCGGGCGCCGTGCCGGGCGCGCCCGGCACGCTCGAAGCGCGGCTCGCCCGCCTGACCGTGCCCGCCGCCACCGAAAACGACCTGCTCGGCCAGGCGATGTCGCAGCCGGCGCAGAACATGCCGTCGATCGACCTCGTCGTGAATCAGCTCATCGTGCGCGACCGCGATCTCGGCCGTCTGCAGGTGAACGCGCACAACTTCGACGACAACGGCGTGCCCGTCTGGCAGCTCGATCAGCTCGACATCAGCAATCCGGACGCGCACCTCACCGCCACGGAAAACTGGCGCGCGGTGGGCGACACGGCCGCCGGCGATGACTCGGCCGCCGCCGGCATGCAAACGCCGCGCCGCACCGCGCTCGACTTCCATCTCGACATCAAGGACGCCGGCGCGCTGCTCTTGCGCGCTGGCAGGCCGCACGTGCTCAAGAACGGCTCGGGCACGCTCTCGGGCAACCTGGCTTGGCAAGGCGGCCCCACGCGCATCGACTTCCCGTCGCTCAACGGCAACCTCACGCTCGACCTGCGTCACGGTCAGATCCTCAAGGTCGACCCGGGCGTGGCGAGACTGCTCGGCGTGCTGAGCCTGCAAAGCCTTGCGCGCTTCGCGACGATGGACTTCCGCGACATCATCGGCGAAGGCTTGCCCTTCACGAGCGCGACGGCCACCGCGCAGATCCATAACGGCATCGGCAGCACCAACGACTTCAAGCTCGTCACCGCCCCCGGGCGCGCGACGATGTCGGGCAGCGTGGACCTCGCGCACGAAACCCAGGACCTGCGCGTGCACGTGGTGCCGACTGTCAGCGCGGGCGCGGGCGTGGTCGCGGCGACCATCATCAATCCGCTCTTCGGCTTGGGCGCGCTGATCGGCGACGTCGTGCTCTCGCACACGCTCGAGCACGCGTTCGCGATGGACTTCGCGATCACGGGCCCGTGGGCCAAACCGCACGTCGAGCGGCTGCATGGCGATCAGGGTAAGATGGACGCGCAGACGCCGGCCACCGTGCACTGA
- the glnE gene encoding bifunctional [glutamate--ammonia ligase]-adenylyl-L-tyrosine phosphorylase/[glutamate--ammonia-ligase] adenylyltransferase yields MTDIPLLSSSYSRYAARACAARPELASQVEALAAAPVSRERIVARLDALSGQLLAAANAAPGAPLNDEQLKKVLRQLRVEVICAVMERDLGGVADVAEVTGSMTDLAEVTIQRALACVSADLETLFGEPRGPNGERLTLGVVGMGKLGGRELNVSSDIDLIFVYEDDGETTGGQRSPIATQDFFTRVGKRLIAALSDVTADGFVFRVDLRLRPNGDSGPLVCSLGMLEEYFYVQGREWERYAWIKGRLVSEDESDSALRLARQLDSLVKPFVYRRYLDFGVISAIRSLHVQIRQEAQRRAMMRPDKADDIKLGRGGIREIEFSAQVFQLIRGGQDAGFRVRPTLAVLGYAAARGLIAPKVCGELTRAYNFLRNLEHRLQYRDDAQTHAMPVDATERAALAKSMGFDDYAALMTTLDGHRDKVERQFVQIFSDKVSGEGGCAASEDGAAAWVWSGALVEEGADDSLLDSLTQLGIDDPAPLLARLRSLWQSSRYAGLPEKSRERFDSVAQRALESARLLEPRERRADTLARMFDLLEAVIRRGAYLALLCEYPDALNRVLKVLGGSRWAAGYLIRHPQLLDELLDDEAMATPFDWPEFSRLLRARLAAAADVEQQMDLLRHAHQAEVFRILLNDLAGRLSVEHVSDRLSELADAVLDVTIETVWKQFAKRHREVPRFAAIAYGKLGGKELGYASDLDIIFLYEDDDERASEIYAAFARRLITWLTTATGAGTLFDVDLRLRPNGESGLLVTDLDAFRRYQLREGDAANTAWVWEHQALTRARFSAGDAAIGSAFEAIRVQVLTTPRDAAPLAKEIVEMRQRVEDGHPNRTELFDLKHDRGGMVDIEFLVQYWVLLHAAQDPELIRNTGNIALLREVSRFGLMSEEEAETIGSAYRLYRKLQHQLRLDGMEKARVDPARVEREREAVLALWKRVFGARGEA; encoded by the coding sequence ATGACCGACATCCCCCTTCTGAGTTCCAGCTATTCCCGCTATGCAGCGCGTGCTTGCGCCGCGCGTCCCGAACTGGCGTCACAGGTCGAGGCGCTGGCCGCCGCGCCGGTCTCGCGCGAGCGTATCGTCGCGCGGCTCGACGCGCTGAGCGGCCAACTGCTGGCTGCAGCAAACGCTGCGCCCGGTGCGCCGCTCAACGACGAACAGTTGAAGAAAGTCCTGCGCCAGTTGCGCGTGGAAGTGATCTGCGCCGTGATGGAACGCGATCTCGGCGGCGTCGCCGACGTGGCCGAAGTGACCGGCAGCATGACCGATCTCGCCGAAGTCACGATCCAGCGCGCGCTTGCCTGCGTGAGCGCCGATCTCGAGACGCTCTTCGGCGAGCCGCGCGGCCCGAACGGCGAGCGCCTCACGCTCGGCGTGGTGGGCATGGGTAAGCTCGGCGGGCGCGAGCTGAACGTTTCGTCGGACATCGACCTGATCTTCGTGTACGAGGACGACGGCGAAACCACGGGTGGCCAGCGCTCGCCCATCGCCACGCAGGACTTCTTCACGCGTGTGGGCAAGCGCCTGATCGCGGCATTGAGCGACGTGACGGCCGACGGCTTCGTGTTTCGCGTCGACCTGCGCCTGCGCCCGAACGGCGACTCCGGGCCGCTCGTGTGCAGCCTCGGCATGCTCGAAGAATACTTCTACGTGCAGGGCCGCGAATGGGAGCGCTATGCGTGGATCAAGGGCCGGCTCGTTTCCGAAGACGAAAGTGACAGCGCGTTGCGTCTCGCGCGCCAGCTCGATTCGCTGGTGAAGCCCTTTGTCTACCGGCGCTATCTGGACTTCGGCGTGATCAGCGCGATCCGCTCGCTGCACGTGCAGATCCGCCAGGAAGCGCAGCGTCGCGCCATGATGCGCCCCGACAAGGCCGACGACATCAAGCTCGGGCGCGGCGGCATCCGCGAGATCGAATTCAGCGCCCAGGTGTTCCAGCTCATTCGCGGCGGCCAGGACGCGGGTTTCCGCGTGCGGCCGACGCTCGCCGTGCTCGGCTACGCCGCCGCGCGCGGACTGATCGCGCCCAAGGTGTGCGGCGAGCTCACGCGCGCCTACAACTTCCTGCGCAACCTGGAGCATCGCCTGCAGTATCGGGACGATGCGCAAACGCACGCCATGCCCGTCGACGCCACGGAGCGCGCCGCGCTCGCGAAATCGATGGGCTTCGACGACTACGCCGCGCTGATGACGACGCTCGACGGCCATCGCGACAAGGTCGAGCGCCAGTTCGTGCAGATCTTCTCCGACAAGGTAAGCGGCGAGGGCGGCTGCGCCGCCTCCGAAGACGGCGCGGCGGCGTGGGTGTGGAGCGGCGCGCTCGTGGAAGAGGGCGCCGACGACTCATTGCTCGACAGCCTCACGCAACTGGGTATCGACGATCCGGCGCCGCTGCTCGCGCGCCTGCGGAGCCTCTGGCAGTCGTCGCGTTACGCCGGGCTCCCGGAGAAGAGCCGCGAGCGCTTCGACAGCGTCGCGCAGCGCGCGCTCGAGTCCGCGCGCCTGCTGGAGCCGCGCGAGCGGCGCGCCGACACGCTCGCGCGCATGTTCGACCTGCTCGAAGCCGTGATCCGGCGCGGCGCGTATCTCGCGCTGCTCTGCGAATACCCGGACGCGCTCAACCGCGTGCTCAAGGTGCTCGGCGGCTCGCGCTGGGCGGCGGGCTACCTGATCCGCCATCCGCAACTGCTCGACGAACTGCTCGATGACGAGGCGATGGCTACGCCCTTCGACTGGCCCGAGTTCTCGCGCCTGTTGCGCGCGCGCCTGGCCGCCGCCGCCGACGTCGAGCAACAGATGGACCTGCTGCGCCACGCCCACCAGGCCGAAGTGTTCCGCATCCTGCTGAACGATCTGGCGGGACGGCTCTCGGTCGAGCACGTGAGCGACCGGCTCTCCGAACTTGCGGACGCCGTGCTCGACGTGACCATCGAGACGGTGTGGAAGCAGTTCGCGAAGCGCCATCGCGAGGTGCCGCGCTTCGCGGCGATCGCCTACGGCAAGCTTGGCGGCAAGGAGCTGGGCTACGCGTCGGACCTCGACATCATTTTTCTGTACGAAGACGATGACGAGCGCGCGTCGGAAATCTACGCGGCCTTCGCGCGCCGCCTCATCACGTGGCTCACCACGGCCACCGGGGCGGGCACGCTGTTCGACGTCGACCTGCGCTTGCGGCCGAACGGCGAGTCGGGGCTGCTCGTGACCGACCTCGATGCGTTTCGCCGCTACCAGTTGCGCGAAGGCGACGCCGCGAACACGGCGTGGGTCTGGGAGCACCAGGCGCTCACGCGCGCGCGCTTCTCGGCCGGGGACGCCGCGATCGGCAGCGCCTTCGAGGCGATCCGCGTGCAGGTGCTGACCACGCCGCGCGACGCCGCACCGCTCGCGAAGGAAATCGTGGAAATGCGCCAGCGCGTGGAAGACGGCCACCCGAACCGCACTGAACTCTTCGATCTGAAGCACGACCGCGGCGGCATGGTGGACATCGAGTTTCTCGTGCAGTACTGGGTGCTGCTGCACGCGGCGCAGGACCCGGAGCTGATCCGCAACACGGGCAATATCGCGCTGCTGCGCGAGGTGTCGCGCTTCGGGCTCATGAGCGAGGAGGAGGCCGAGACGATAGGTTCGGCGTACCGGCTCTATCGCAAGCTGCAGCACCAGTTGCGCCTCGATGGCATGGAGAAGGCGCGAGTGGATCCGGCGCGCGTGGAGCGCGAGCGCGAGGCGGTGCTGGCGTTGTGGAAGCGGGTGTTTGGGGCGCGGGGGGAGGCTTAG
- the recN gene encoding DNA repair protein RecN, with translation MLRHLSIRDFVIVAALDLEFDNGFTVFSGETGAGKSILIDALALTLGTRADASVVRTGESRADITAEFDVPPHAAQWLDEQALANGDGEHTVMMRRVVDSGGRSRAFINGTPATLAQLRELGEMLVDIHGQHAHQLLMRPDAQRELFDTHAGLTDLAATVTSAWRDARDARLALQSAMSRDRELQLERERLAWQLAELDKLAPQPGEWEEVNAEHVRLSNSANLIEGVQGALAALSESDEAMLSQLNAIVSKLRSLAEVDAELNDALAALEPAAIQIQEAAYSLSHYAQRLDLDPQHLAQVERRLDALHSTARKFRLPAETLPEEHAARRQQLAALDAASDLDGLRAAGQKAQEAYLVQARQLSKARAKAAKALGAAVTQGMQELSMAGGSFEVALVALGSSSNGEPIGGAHGLEQVEFRVAGHAGVPLRPLAKIASGGELARISLALAVIASAASPTPTLIFDEVDTGIGGGVAEVVGRLLHQLGRARQVLCVTHLPQVAARGDHHFQVAKSGDGNGGTVSAVTPLDKGGRVEEVARMLGGLEITATTRRHAKEMLAA, from the coding sequence ATGCTTCGCCATCTTTCGATTCGCGACTTCGTGATCGTCGCGGCGCTCGACCTCGAATTCGACAACGGCTTCACCGTGTTTTCCGGCGAAACGGGCGCGGGCAAGTCGATCCTGATCGACGCCCTCGCCCTCACGCTCGGCACGCGCGCCGACGCGAGCGTCGTGCGCACGGGCGAGAGCCGCGCCGACATCACCGCCGAATTCGATGTGCCGCCGCACGCGGCGCAGTGGCTCGACGAGCAGGCGCTCGCGAACGGGGACGGCGAGCACACCGTCATGATGCGCCGCGTGGTGGACAGCGGCGGACGCTCGCGCGCCTTCATCAACGGGACGCCCGCCACGCTCGCGCAGTTGCGCGAACTAGGCGAAATGCTCGTCGACATTCACGGCCAGCATGCACACCAATTGCTCATGCGCCCCGACGCACAGCGCGAACTGTTCGACACGCACGCAGGGCTCACGGATCTCGCCGCGACCGTCACGAGTGCCTGGCGCGATGCACGCGACGCACGTCTCGCGCTGCAAAGCGCCATGTCGCGCGACCGCGAACTGCAGCTCGAGCGCGAGCGCCTCGCGTGGCAGCTCGCCGAACTCGACAAGCTCGCGCCACAGCCGGGCGAATGGGAAGAGGTGAATGCGGAGCATGTGCGGCTTTCGAATTCGGCCAACCTGATCGAAGGCGTGCAAGGCGCGCTCGCGGCGTTGTCCGAATCCGACGAGGCGATGCTTTCGCAGCTGAACGCGATCGTCTCGAAGCTGCGCAGTCTCGCCGAGGTCGACGCCGAGCTCAACGACGCGCTTGCGGCGCTCGAACCCGCAGCAATCCAGATCCAGGAGGCGGCGTACTCGCTCTCGCATTACGCGCAACGTCTCGATCTCGACCCGCAACATCTCGCACAGGTTGAACGGCGCCTCGACGCGCTGCATTCGACGGCGCGCAAGTTCCGCCTGCCGGCCGAGACGCTGCCCGAGGAACACGCGGCACGCCGCCAGCAGCTCGCGGCGCTCGACGCTGCGTCCGATCTCGATGGCCTGCGCGCTGCCGGGCAGAAGGCGCAGGAGGCGTATCTCGTGCAGGCGCGCCAGCTTTCGAAGGCGCGCGCCAAGGCGGCGAAGGCGCTCGGCGCGGCGGTCACGCAGGGCATGCAGGAACTGTCGATGGCGGGCGGCAGCTTCGAAGTCGCGCTCGTGGCGCTTGGCAGCAGCTCGAACGGCGAGCCGATCGGCGGCGCGCACGGTCTGGAGCAGGTCGAATTCCGCGTGGCGGGCCATGCCGGCGTGCCGCTGCGCCCGCTCGCGAAGATCGCCTCGGGCGGCGAACTCGCGCGCATCAGCCTCGCGCTCGCCGTGATCGCGAGCGCGGCGAGCCCTACGCCCACGTTGATTTTCGACGAAGTCGATACGGGCATCGGCGGCGGCGTGGCCGAAGTGGTCGGGCGTTTGCTGCACCAGCTCGGGCGCGCGCGCCAGGTGCTGTGCGTCACGCACTTGCCGCAGGTCGCGGCGCGCGGGGATCACCACTTCCAGGTGGCGAAGTCCGGCGACGGCAACGGCGGCACGGTCTCGGCGGTCACGCCGCTCGACAAGGGCGGCCGGGTGGAAGAAGTCGCGCGCATGCTGGGCGGGCTGGAGATTACCGCGACGACCAGGCGGCACGCGAAGGAGATGTTGGCGGCGTGA
- a CDS encoding NAD kinase: protein MQIQKIQSQFKTVALVGRSNTPGIAEPLTALAQTISKRGFEVVFEAQTAEEIGAQGYPALQAAEIGARADVAVVLGGDGTMLGIGRQLAPYRTPLIGINHGRLGFITDIAFSEMQEVVPQLLAGSFEREERSLLESRITRDGDPIYHALAFNDVVVNRSGFSGMAELRVNVDGRFMYNQRSDGLIVATPTGSTAYALSSQGPILHPQLQGIVLVPIAPHALSNRPIVLPDDSKVSIQIVAGRDVNVNFDMQSFTALELNDVIEVRRSRHTVPFLHPVGYSYFRTLRKKLHWNEHPSLQGDPED, encoded by the coding sequence ATGCAGATCCAGAAGATCCAGAGCCAGTTCAAGACTGTTGCGCTCGTTGGGCGCAGCAATACGCCAGGCATCGCCGAGCCGCTGACGGCGCTCGCTCAGACCATTTCGAAGCGCGGCTTCGAGGTCGTGTTCGAAGCGCAAACCGCAGAGGAGATCGGCGCGCAAGGCTATCCCGCGCTGCAGGCCGCCGAAATCGGCGCGCGCGCGGACGTGGCCGTCGTGCTCGGCGGCGACGGCACGATGCTCGGCATCGGCCGCCAGCTCGCGCCCTACCGCACGCCGCTCATCGGCATCAACCACGGGCGTCTCGGCTTCATCACCGACATCGCGTTCTCCGAGATGCAGGAGGTCGTGCCGCAACTGCTCGCGGGCTCGTTCGAGCGCGAGGAGCGTTCGCTGCTGGAGTCGCGCATCACGCGCGACGGCGACCCGATCTACCATGCGCTCGCCTTCAACGACGTGGTCGTGAACCGTAGCGGCTTTTCGGGCATGGCCGAACTGCGCGTGAACGTGGATGGCCGCTTCATGTACAACCAGCGCTCAGACGGTTTGATCGTCGCGACGCCTACCGGCTCGACGGCTTACGCGCTCTCGTCGCAGGGGCCGATCCTGCATCCGCAGCTGCAAGGCATCGTGCTCGTGCCGATCGCACCACACGCGCTCTCGAACCGCCCGATCGTGCTGCCCGACGACTCCAAGGTGAGCATCCAGATCGTGGCGGGCCGCGACGTCAACGTGAACTTCGACATGCAATCGTTCACGGCGCTGGAACTCAACGACGTGATCGAGGTGCGCCGCTCGCGCCACACCGTGCCCTTCCTGCACCCGGTCGGCTACAGCTACTTCCGCACGCTGCGCAAGAAGCTGCACTGGAACGAACACCCGTCGCTGCAGGGCGATCCGGAGGACTGA
- the hrcA gene encoding heat-inducible transcriptional repressor HrcA has product MLDPRAQTLLKTLIERYIAEGQPVGSRTLSRYSGLELSPATIRNVMSDLEELGLVSSPHTSAGRVPTPRGYRLFVDTMLTVEPSSDDDALTRAVKTTLRPGEPQKVVAAAASVLSNLSQFAGVVLTPRRSHVFKQIEFMRLSDKRILLIIVTPEGDVQNRIMATQRDFSPSELIEASNYINAHFAGLSFDEVRRRLREEIDALRGDMTTLMHAAVTASTEEPEGGDTLLISGERNLLEVADLSSDMARLRKLFDVFDQKTSLLQLLDVSSHAQGVQIFIGGESQLVPIEEMSVVTAPYEVNGKIVGTLGVIGPTRMAYNRVIPIVDITARLLSLTLSQN; this is encoded by the coding sequence ATGCTAGATCCCCGCGCACAAACCCTCCTCAAAACGCTGATCGAGCGCTACATCGCCGAAGGTCAGCCGGTCGGCTCGCGCACGCTGTCGCGCTATTCCGGCCTGGAGCTGAGCCCGGCGACGATCCGCAACGTCATGTCGGACCTCGAGGAGCTGGGTCTCGTGTCCAGCCCGCATACCTCGGCGGGGCGTGTGCCCACGCCGCGCGGGTATCGCCTGTTCGTCGACACCATGCTCACCGTCGAGCCCAGCTCCGACGACGACGCGCTCACACGCGCGGTGAAGACCACGCTGCGCCCCGGCGAGCCGCAGAAAGTGGTCGCGGCGGCCGCCAGCGTTCTCTCGAACCTCTCGCAGTTCGCGGGCGTGGTGCTGACGCCCCGGCGCAGCCACGTGTTCAAGCAGATCGAGTTCATGCGCCTGTCCGACAAGCGCATCCTGCTCATCATCGTGACGCCCGAAGGCGACGTGCAGAACCGCATCATGGCGACGCAGCGCGACTTCTCGCCTTCCGAGCTGATCGAAGCCTCGAATTACATCAACGCGCACTTCGCGGGCCTGTCGTTCGACGAGGTGCGCCGCCGCCTGCGCGAGGAAATCGACGCGCTGCGCGGCGACATGACCACGCTCATGCACGCGGCCGTGACCGCGAGCACAGAAGAGCCCGAAGGCGGCGACACCCTGCTCATTTCCGGCGAGCGCAACCTGCTCGAAGTGGCCGATCTTTCGTCGGACATGGCGCGCCTGCGCAAGCTCTTCGACGTGTTCGACCAGAAAACCAGCCTCCTGCAGCTGCTCGACGTCTCGAGCCACGCGCAGGGCGTGCAGATTTTCATTGGCGGCGAGTCGCAACTCGTGCCAATCGAGGAAATGAGCGTGGTGACGGCGCCCTACGAGGTGAACGGCAAGATCGTCGGCACGCTCGGCGTGATCGGGCCGACGCGCATGGCGTACAACCGGGTGATCCCGATCGTCGACATCACCGCGCGCCTGCTCTCGCTTACGCTCAGCCAGAACTGA